In Ruminococcus sp. HUN007, a genomic segment contains:
- a CDS encoding DUF6273 domain-containing protein, with product MTNEHIKFPLIMKNGVQVRSVEELRNHADIESVMKYYFSGHLNRWCMALDMAELSEQFESTNVKFVKSILSSLHINDRISESDILRYVYENFGANTVFDIVSDVDEHSITDDKTIKGKLLLMVGDSINLDDYLIEVVPIKAENGNIQKYRVCISNEKNDQYSSFSVPYKIDKQYTFELFENDMIREIKIALDSLEKTLKFNRKKIEVGETFYFGHIGDDRIKWRILKNENNFLYAITTECLCNRTFDRHSNNWWNSEIRKWLNCNFYNSSFTADEKKMILTVDSDNVSLLSKDEVEQLMPKQERNFYSWWLRSSYPRSGTLTWAVNIDGTLSDHSIHSEEGVRPVLILNNEAFFKYMYEEML from the coding sequence TTGACTAATGAACACATTAAATTTCCGTTAATAATGAAAAACGGAGTACAAGTAAGGAGCGTTGAAGAACTAAGAAACCATGCAGATATTGAAAGCGTTATGAAATATTATTTTAGCGGCCATCTTAACAGATGGTGTATGGCTTTGGATATGGCAGAATTATCAGAACAGTTTGAAAGTACTAATGTGAAATTTGTGAAATCTATATTATCATCTTTACATATTAACGATAGAATATCAGAAAGCGATATCTTGAGGTATGTTTATGAGAATTTCGGTGCGAATACTGTTTTTGATATAGTTTCTGATGTTGACGAACATAGTATTACAGATGACAAAACAATAAAGGGAAAATTGTTATTGATGGTTGGTGACAGCATAAACTTAGACGATTATTTGATAGAAGTAGTTCCAATAAAGGCGGAGAACGGTAATATACAGAAATACCGTGTATGTATAAGCAATGAGAAAAATGACCAGTATAGTAGTTTTTCTGTTCCTTATAAAATTGATAAGCAATACACTTTTGAATTATTTGAAAATGATATGATTAGAGAAATAAAAATAGCACTTGATTCTCTAGAAAAAACTCTGAAGTTCAATCGAAAAAAAATAGAAGTCGGAGAGACTTTTTATTTTGGCCATATAGGTGATGATAGAATAAAATGGAGGATACTAAAAAATGAAAACAATTTTCTTTATGCGATAACAACAGAGTGTTTGTGTAATAGAACTTTTGATAGACATTCAAATAATTGGTGGAATAGTGAAATAAGAAAATGGCTCAACTGTAATTTTTACAATTCTTCATTTACAGCAGATGAAAAGAAAATGATACTTACTGTAGATTCGGATAATGTTAGTCTTCTTTCAAAAGATGAGGTAGAACAATTGATGCCAAAACAGGAAAGAAATTTCTATTCGTGGTGGCTACGTTCGTCTTACCCTCGTTCAGGTACACTTACTTGGGCAGTCAATATTGATGGAACCTTGAGCGATCATAGTATCCATTCTGAAGAGGGGGTTCGTCCTGTTTTAATTCTTAACAATGAAGCATTCTTTAAGTATATGTATGAGGAAATGCTATGA
- a CDS encoding DUF6273 domain-containing protein has protein sequence MIPKKIIKFPLKMKNGALVRSLEELRENADLESIMQYYFSGQLTRWCKAFGITDLPEQFECNNEKFVESVLVAFNLNDIIPKSEIVRYVNESFGDKKDTDILEIYITDDKIIKEKLSSIVDSSINLNNYSIEVVPIKDDRGVIQKYRVVIINDKSDQYSRFSVPYELDNEYTHELFEKDLCRKIKYALIYLEQSQKFSRTKATFALLEVGDTFDFGHLGKKKIRWKIIKKDDASIYVVTTDSLCNRKYATRSNDWTNAEIRNWLNGEFYNLSFTSDEKESIIEVNDDNVTLLSKEEAEELLPRHDRCSVSCWWLRTENQFYYDNQSAWNVRVDGTFDKNDIHRGGAIRPALYLKK, from the coding sequence ATGATACCAAAGAAAATAATAAAATTTCCGTTGAAAATGAAAAATGGAGCACTGGTAAGAAGTCTAGAAGAGTTGAGAGAAAATGCTGATTTAGAAAGTATTATGCAATACTATTTTAGTGGTCAGCTTACAAGATGGTGTAAAGCGTTTGGGATAACTGACCTGCCAGAACAGTTTGAGTGTAATAATGAAAAATTTGTGGAATCAGTTTTGGTTGCTTTTAATCTTAATGATATCATACCCAAAAGTGAAATTGTAAGATATGTAAATGAGAGTTTCGGGGATAAAAAAGATACTGATATATTAGAAATCTATATTACGGATGATAAAATAATAAAGGAAAAATTGTCATCGATTGTTGATAGTAGTATAAACTTAAATAACTATTCGATTGAAGTGGTTCCGATAAAGGATGATAGAGGTGTAATTCAGAAATATCGTGTAGTAATAATCAATGATAAAAGTGACCAATACAGTAGGTTTTCTGTTCCTTATGAACTTGACAATGAATACACTCACGAATTGTTTGAAAAAGATTTGTGCAGAAAAATAAAATATGCACTTATTTATTTAGAACAATCACAGAAATTCAGTCGAACTAAAGCTACTTTTGCATTGTTAGAAGTTGGGGATACTTTTGACTTTGGTCACTTGGGAAAGAAAAAGATAAGATGGAAAATAATAAAAAAAGACGATGCGTCAATTTATGTAGTAACAACAGATAGTTTGTGTAACAGAAAGTATGCAACTAGATCAAATGACTGGACAAACGCAGAAATAAGAAATTGGCTTAATGGAGAATTTTATAATTTATCATTTACATCAGACGAAAAAGAAAGTATTATTGAGGTGAATGATGATAATGTGACACTTCTTTCAAAAGAAGAAGCAGAGGAACTACTACCTCGACATGATAGATGTTCGGTTTCATGTTGGTGGCTACGTACAGAAAATCAATTTTATTATGATAATCAATCTGCTTGGAATGTTCGTGTTGATGGAACTTTTGATAAAAATGACATTCATCGTGGAGGAGCAATCCGTCCAGCTTTATATCTTAAAAAATGA
- a CDS encoding AAA family ATPase, whose product MTLKNNLRQYIDAGYPILYIDAYEEIKTDEIISSLNLEKGLIEWNAADGLVNFKNKTPLMETKMSLCEALAFLNSSGDIDNHLVVLKDAHTFLSSDDTDTVAIIKRICQRIINGQIDSTIIIVSPVISIPKEIEKYVTVFEMDPMLQDDICDHVREYLNAYDISVGEKLLNEIAIAFKGLTMYEIDTLLNLSLAENGEITQKDLKLIFEQKRQIIMKSNTLEMINVKEKITDIGGLDNLKKWLERKAAIFRDIDSAVQFGVDMPKGVLIAGIPGCGKSLAAKATSALFEVPLLKLDMGKIMGKYLGESETNMRKAIELAETISPCVLWVDELEKAFAGTDGSGHEVTMRLFATFLTWLQEKTSPVFVVATANDISKMPPELLRKGRFDDIFYVDLPNDNERKRIFEIHIRKRRPADLSGIDVSALVGKSSGYSGADIESVVVEAVEDAFANKQDGLKTDNVLKIINSTKSLSDIMGEKIKNLRKFYSESGNFKNAT is encoded by the coding sequence ATGACGCTAAAAAATAATCTTCGTCAGTATATTGATGCAGGGTATCCAATACTGTATATCGATGCTTATGAAGAGATAAAGACTGATGAAATAATAAGTTCACTTAATCTTGAAAAGGGACTTATTGAATGGAATGCAGCGGATGGACTGGTGAATTTTAAAAACAAGACTCCACTTATGGAAACCAAAATGAGTTTATGCGAAGCACTTGCATTTTTGAATTCAAGTGGAGATATTGATAATCATCTGGTGGTTCTAAAAGATGCACACACGTTTTTAAGCAGCGATGATACTGATACGGTTGCGATAATAAAGCGTATCTGTCAGAGGATAATTAACGGGCAGATAGATTCGACGATAATCATTGTTTCTCCTGTTATTTCTATTCCGAAAGAGATAGAAAAGTATGTAACGGTTTTTGAAATGGATCCTATGCTACAGGATGATATTTGTGATCATGTACGGGAATATCTGAATGCCTATGATATATCGGTGGGTGAAAAGTTGCTTAATGAGATAGCCATTGCTTTTAAGGGCTTGACGATGTATGAGATAGATACTCTGCTTAATCTTTCACTTGCAGAAAATGGTGAGATAACTCAAAAGGATCTTAAGCTTATTTTCGAACAAAAGCGTCAGATCATTATGAAGTCTAATACTCTTGAAATGATTAATGTTAAAGAGAAAATTACAGATATCGGTGGGCTTGACAACCTGAAAAAGTGGCTTGAAAGAAAAGCAGCAATATTCAGAGATATCGACAGTGCTGTACAATTCGGAGTGGATATGCCAAAAGGCGTTCTCATCGCTGGCATTCCTGGATGCGGAAAATCTCTTGCGGCGAAGGCGACATCTGCTTTGTTTGAAGTGCCTCTTCTTAAACTCGATATGGGTAAGATAATGGGAAAGTATCTCGGTGAATCAGAGACCAATATGCGTAAGGCGATAGAACTTGCAGAAACTATTTCTCCGTGTGTATTGTGGGTCGATGAACTTGAAAAAGCTTTTGCCGGAACGGACGGTTCCGGTCATGAGGTTACAATGAGACTGTTTGCTACGTTTCTGACCTGGCTTCAGGAGAAAACTTCACCGGTTTTTGTTGTTGCAACGGCAAATGATATTTCAAAGATGCCTCCTGAACTTTTGCGTAAAGGAAGGTTTGATGATATTTTCTATGTTGATCTGCCGAACGATAATGAACGAAAGAGAATATTTGAGATTCATATAAGAAAGAGAAGACCTGCTGATCTAAGCGGAATAGATGTTAGTGCGCTTGTTGGTAAATCGAGTGGATACAGTGGTGCTGATATAGAAAGTGTAGTTGTCGAAGCAGTAGAAGATGCATTTGCTAATAAGCAGGATGGCCTGAAAACAGATAATGTTCTGAAGATAATAAACTCAACGAAATCACTTTCAGATATTATGGGTGAGAAGATAAAGAATCTGAGAAAGTTCTATTCCGAGAGTGGAAATTTCAAGAATGCAACGTAA
- a CDS encoding HAD-IIIA family hydrolase — protein MSKHIDLSPESLPLFVPDVYQKSILDIDYSRLKEKGIEVISFDIDDTIGAVEKNYLRYFVGAFGLKKSKAKFAELRQMGFKIVLITNSNKKIAKMYHKKLHTDWMIYEARKPDPLCFEETLKRYKITPDKMAHVGNSIVNDIYGGNRAGITTCLVRRKGKWGKVYESQEHDVGKILEKNNLWRKHHIDSDGDQYYQMGEKRFVKVHSTDGFINW, from the coding sequence GTGAGTAAGCATATTGATCTGTCTCCGGAATCGTTACCGTTATTTGTACCGGATGTGTATCAGAAATCGATTCTGGATATCGATTATTCGCGCCTGAAAGAAAAGGGTATTGAAGTTATTTCATTTGATATTGATGACACAATTGGGGCAGTTGAAAAGAATTATCTGAGATATTTTGTCGGTGCATTCGGTCTGAAGAAATCGAAGGCGAAATTTGCAGAACTGAGACAGATGGGCTTCAAGATTGTACTGATAACGAATTCCAATAAAAAGATTGCGAAGATGTATCACAAGAAGCTGCATACAGACTGGATGATCTACGAAGCCCGTAAACCGGATCCGTTATGTTTTGAGGAGACACTGAAGCGTTATAAGATCACGCCTGATAAGATGGCTCATGTGGGGAACAGTATTGTTAATGATATCTATGGAGGAAACAGAGCGGGAATAACGACCTGCCTTGTTCGCCGAAAAGGAAAATGGGGTAAGGTGTATGAGTCGCAGGAGCATGATGTTGGAAAGATACTGGAAAAGAACAATCTCTGGAGAAAGCATCATATTGATTCTGATGGGGATCAGTATTATCAGATGGGGGAGAAGCGATTTGTAAAAGTTCATAGTACAGATGGGTTTATTAACTGGTAA
- a CDS encoding metallophosphoesterase: protein MVYVMSDIHGEYNKYRRMLEKIRFSDDDIMYILGDVVDRGPEPAKILLDMMKRPNVVPMLGNHEAMAYPVLEKLADKEFDFNKIDKDTMDAMRDWIDEGGWATIESFRELPIETCRDILDYMNYFFALIQDVEVNGRTFTLVHAGLGSRKRRIVRKHDLIWSRPNPHIRYIKEKNSYLVCGHTPTCILGANNRIYRCRNNIFIDCAAVFGGRLGCLCLDNFKEYYV from the coding sequence ATGGTTTATGTAATGAGCGATATCCACGGCGAGTACAACAAGTACCGCAGAATGCTTGAAAAAATCAGATTCAGCGATGATGATATTATGTACATCCTCGGTGATGTAGTTGACCGCGGTCCGGAACCAGCAAAGATCCTTCTCGATATGATGAAACGTCCAAACGTTGTTCCAATGCTCGGAAATCATGAAGCAATGGCTTATCCGGTACTTGAAAAACTTGCGGATAAGGAGTTCGATTTTAATAAGATCGATAAAGATACAATGGATGCAATGAGAGACTGGATAGATGAAGGCGGATGGGCGACAATCGAATCTTTCCGTGAGTTACCGATCGAAACCTGCAGAGATATCCTTGATTATATGAATTACTTCTTTGCACTGATCCAGGATGTAGAGGTAAACGGCAGGACGTTTACTCTTGTTCATGCCGGGCTTGGAAGCAGAAAAAGAAGAATTGTCAGAAAACATGATCTTATCTGGTCACGTCCGAATCCGCATATCAGGTACATAAAAGAGAAGAATTCATATCTGGTCTGCGGACATACGCCGACATGCATTTTGGGAGCCAATAATCGTATCTATCGATGCAGAAACAATATCTTCATCGACTGCGCAGCGGTTTTCGGCGGCAGGCTCGGTTGTCTGTGCCTTGATAATTTTAAGGAATACTATGTGTAA
- a CDS encoding type IV toxin-antitoxin system AbiEi family antitoxin domain-containing protein — protein sequence MIFTSCISIIGRSNASKVVSRSCEQKTAIYKQSASAACNKIQPHNNICENNVWLYYFLLTNTHYFVIIKCVEVESEVTVMSENEKIKDLMTKTTDGIVTTKQVTESGIHRSALKEMVDIGELYRYARGLYLSKDAWEDDFYLLQKKYGRGIFSHDTALYLLGYSDRTPAKYTMTFPKGYNAPSLKQESIIVKRVIPENYSFGIIEMQSYCGHSINVYDLERTLCDILRGSGSDIQIVNAAMKKYAASKEKNIHKLMQYAEILRVKPKVQRYMEVLL from the coding sequence TTGATCTTTACCAGTTGTATATCGATAATTGGAAGGAGTAACGCATCAAAGGTAGTTTCCCGCTCTTGCGAGCAGAAAACTGCTATCTATAAACAGTCTGCTTCCGCAGCCTGTAATAAAATACAACCACACAATAATATTTGCGAAAACAATGTGTGGTTGTATTATTTTTTATTGACAAACACACATTACTTTGTTATAATTAAATGTGTAGAAGTAGAAAGTGAGGTGACCGTAATGTCTGAAAATGAAAAGATAAAAGATCTGATGACAAAAACAACTGATGGAATCGTTACTACGAAACAGGTAACTGAATCAGGAATACATCGAAGTGCATTAAAAGAAATGGTAGACATAGGTGAACTGTATCGTTATGCACGGGGACTGTATCTGAGCAAAGATGCATGGGAAGATGATTTTTACTTACTGCAGAAAAAATACGGACGAGGTATATTTTCTCATGATACAGCACTTTATCTTCTCGGATATTCTGATCGTACTCCGGCAAAGTACACCATGACATTTCCAAAAGGTTATAACGCGCCGTCTTTAAAACAGGAAAGCATAATTGTAAAGAGAGTTATTCCGGAAAACTATTCGTTTGGAATTATAGAAATGCAGTCATACTGCGGTCATTCAATAAATGTTTATGATCTTGAAAGAACCCTTTGTGATATTCTTCGTGGAAGCGGAAGTGATATTCAAATCGTGAATGCAGCTATGAAAAAATACGCTGCTTCAAAAGAGAAAAACATTCATAAATTGATGCAGTACGCAGAGATTTTAAGGGTTAAGCCGAAGGTACAGCGTTATATGGAGGTCCTTTTATGA
- a CDS encoding malic enzyme-like NAD(P)-binding protein, with translation MNYAEESLKKHYEWEGKIEVICRAPLETRDDLSLAYTPGVAEPCLEIQKDVNKSYELTRRSNLVAVVTDGTAVLGLGDIGPEAGMPVMEGKCALFKAFGDVDAIPLCVRSKEVSDIVNTVKLLAGSFGGVNLEDISAPRCFEIEKQLKACCDIPIFHDDQHGTAVVTLAAMLNALKVVGKKIDEIRVVTSGAGAAGIAIIKLLISMGLKDVVLCDRHGAIYKGRPEGMNPVKDEMAEITNQQMRKGSLEDVIKGADVFIGVSAPGCVTPEMVKSMAKDPIIFPMANPTPEIMPDEAKAAGAAVVGTGRSDFPNQINNVLAFPGIFRGALDVRASDINDAMKIAAAKAIASFVTDDKLSADYIIPSALDKTVAQAVAKAVAQAARDTGVARL, from the coding sequence ATGAATTACGCAGAAGAATCACTGAAAAAACATTATGAATGGGAAGGCAAGATCGAAGTTATCTGCCGTGCTCCTCTTGAAACAAGAGACGATCTTTCACTGGCTTACACTCCTGGTGTTGCTGAGCCTTGTCTTGAAATACAGAAGGATGTAAACAAGAGCTATGAACTCACAAGACGTTCTAACCTCGTTGCTGTTGTTACAGACGGTACTGCTGTTCTCGGTCTCGGCGATATCGGTCCTGAAGCTGGTATGCCTGTTATGGAAGGCAAATGTGCTCTGTTCAAGGCATTTGGCGACGTTGACGCAATTCCGCTTTGTGTACGTTCAAAGGAAGTAAGCGACATTGTAAACACAGTAAAACTCCTCGCCGGATCATTCGGCGGTGTAAATCTCGAAGATATTTCCGCTCCGAGATGTTTTGAAATCGAAAAGCAGCTCAAGGCATGCTGTGATATCCCGATATTCCACGATGACCAGCACGGTACAGCCGTTGTTACTCTCGCTGCTATGCTCAACGCTCTCAAAGTCGTAGGCAAGAAAATCGACGAGATCAGAGTTGTAACAAGCGGTGCAGGTGCTGCTGGTATCGCTATTATCAAGCTCCTTATTTCAATGGGTCTTAAGGACGTTGTCCTCTGCGACAGACACGGTGCTATCTACAAGGGCAGACCTGAAGGTATGAATCCTGTAAAGGACGAAATGGCTGAGATCACAAACCAGCAGATGAGAAAGGGCAGCCTTGAAGATGTTATCAAGGGCGCTGACGTATTCATCGGTGTATCTGCTCCGGGATGTGTAACTCCTGAAATGGTAAAGTCAATGGCTAAGGATCCTATCATCTTCCCTATGGCTAACCCAACTCCGGAAATCATGCCTGATGAAGCTAAGGCTGCAGGTGCTGCTGTTGTTGGTACAGGAAGAAGTGACTTCCCGAACCAGATCAACAATGTTCTCGCATTCCCTGGTATCTTCAGAGGTGCTCTTGATGTTCGCGCAAGTGATATCAACGATGCAATGAAGATCGCAGCTGCAAAGGCTATCGCTTCATTCGTAACTGACGACAAGCTCAGCGCTGATTACATCATCCCAAGTGCACTCGACAAGACTGTTGCTCAGGCAGTAGCAAAGGCTGTTGCTCAGGCAGCAAGAGATACAGGCGTTGCACGTTTATAA
- a CDS encoding CotH kinase family protein has product MRKKIIAFAAALTICAGMNTALYGTEVLNRQNPMIAAAEIKKSAISGDYANASLFDDTKVHTVNLIITDDEWQKIADATSDNREYANCDVEIDGEVFKNVAVKAKGHASFSFARGRKDKTNERVGLRIKFDKNDENTTYHGLNKLSLNNLAADTTCMKDFIAYHMMNDMGVHSPLSSYTVVQRNGEDFALFLAVEDVDKSFAVRNYGDAEVDLYQPESEAAATQSDLQAALQVFSGNAYANLDKTDRVEPWCEISAKMHPEELKDAACCRWIDENADSYQNIWDSDELKCTDEDKAVMIDSLNKLNNGTPEEALSVLDTDQLMRYWAVHSFMNNYDSIVSKARAWNFYICENNGVLSYIPWDYNESFGGMDARVVIRDVFGNLDLDTTTTGLDNVMSAEKDLINMPIDNPNRVGGTEQLPMLHKWISNEECKEQYHEICTEMTGLEKRYTELTARTKDMLEPYVQKSLTFYTDEQFSAAMKHMDLYMKYRFESVRGQASGEIPSTWEGQKEKPETLIEPEGLELYKMASATNIIGCPPASVINPVVNAFLGKDPDRSIEHFSKLILDYFKNPLTMFDKVPIMVQVSSCRSEAVKTMHQKYGTAGLFTVQGGPPAASNGGEKISENQKAPEETAAVSEAETSEPVKAE; this is encoded by the coding sequence ATGAGAAAGAAAATTATTGCGTTTGCAGCAGCATTGACTATCTGCGCCGGTATGAATACGGCGCTGTATGGAACCGAGGTGTTAAACAGACAGAATCCTATGATTGCCGCGGCTGAAATAAAGAAATCAGCCATTTCAGGGGATTATGCTAATGCATCACTGTTTGATGATACCAAAGTGCATACGGTCAATCTCATCATCACTGATGATGAATGGCAGAAAATTGCGGACGCAACTTCGGACAACAGAGAGTATGCAAACTGTGATGTCGAGATCGACGGCGAGGTTTTCAAAAATGTAGCTGTAAAGGCAAAGGGCCACGCTTCTTTCAGTTTTGCAAGAGGCAGGAAAGACAAAACCAATGAACGCGTCGGTCTTCGTATTAAGTTTGACAAAAACGATGAAAACACAACTTATCACGGACTGAACAAGCTGTCGCTTAACAATCTTGCGGCAGATACTACCTGCATGAAAGACTTCATCGCTTATCATATGATGAACGATATGGGAGTGCATTCGCCGCTCTCAAGCTACACCGTTGTGCAGAGAAACGGTGAGGATTTCGCTCTGTTCCTTGCGGTAGAGGATGTTGACAAGAGTTTTGCGGTAAGAAACTACGGCGATGCAGAGGTTGATCTTTATCAGCCGGAATCTGAGGCGGCTGCTACACAGTCGGATTTGCAGGCGGCGCTTCAGGTTTTCTCAGGAAATGCTTATGCGAATCTTGACAAGACGGATCGTGTGGAACCATGGTGTGAAATATCCGCAAAGATGCATCCGGAAGAGCTGAAAGACGCAGCATGCTGTCGCTGGATTGATGAAAACGCGGATTCTTATCAGAACATCTGGGACTCTGATGAACTGAAATGCACCGATGAGGATAAGGCTGTCATGATAGACAGTCTTAACAAGCTGAATAACGGTACACCGGAAGAGGCACTTTCCGTACTTGATACAGATCAGCTTATGCGTTACTGGGCAGTTCACAGCTTTATGAACAACTATGACAGTATTGTAAGCAAAGCACGTGCATGGAATTTCTATATATGCGAGAACAACGGCGTGCTTTCATATATTCCTTGGGATTACAACGAATCCTTCGGCGGAATGGATGCGAGAGTTGTAATAAGAGATGTATTCGGAAATCTGGACCTTGATACAACGACTACAGGCCTTGACAATGTTATGTCAGCCGAAAAGGATCTTATCAATATGCCAATCGATAATCCGAATCGTGTAGGCGGTACTGAACAGCTGCCGATGCTTCATAAATGGATAAGCAATGAGGAATGTAAAGAGCAGTATCATGAGATATGCACGGAAATGACCGGGCTTGAGAAACGATATACGGAACTGACAGCTCGTACTAAGGATATGCTCGAACCTTATGTTCAGAAAAGTCTTACGTTCTATACAGACGAGCAGTTCTCAGCTGCTATGAAGCATATGGATCTTTACATGAAATATCGTTTTGAGTCTGTAAGAGGTCAGGCATCCGGTGAGATCCCGTCTACCTGGGAAGGACAGAAGGAAAAGCCTGAAACTCTGATTGAGCCGGAAGGACTGGAACTTTATAAAATGGCATCAGCAACAAATATCATCGGCTGCCCTCCGGCATCGGTAATAAATCCTGTTGTAAATGCTTTTCTCGGTAAAGATCCGGACAGAAGCATCGAACATTTTTCAAAGCTTATCCTTGATTATTTCAAAAATCCACTTACTATGTTTGACAAGGTTCCGATAATGGTACAGGTTTCTTCATGCCGCAGTGAAGCGGTAAAAACTATGCATCAGAAGTACGGCACTGCAGGTTTGTTTACAGTTCAGGGCGGACCTCCGGCCGCTTCAAATGGCGGCGAAAAGATTTCAGAGAATCAGAAAGCCCCGGAGGAAACCGCAGCAGTCAGTGAAGCAGAAACAAGTGAACCTGTGAAGGCAGAATAA
- a CDS encoding sensor domain-containing diguanylate cyclase, with translation MNYKLNSSVSRRRYALTMLFITILFVSMITLFYSALRNETRQRIIKTGELNTVRQARQIDKYLSSGTDAIRLACYSIDNMIREGLSQEEISNYIFNQSAAVVNITSGNTKGLYGKIREDYITTTGWTPGPDFIPEERPWYIDARANIGRVAVVDPYIDANTGNVMISLSKTLCDAKSVIAMDLSLDYLQKITEDVASYSESDIELIIDRRYNVIAHSDRTQIGENYFAETGTLGKELVEKLRKTDADSFSLKYKDEEYIVYRATTAEDWESISIYNATSVFGHMRKNLFLVMIAMLLVICMLFLIAFYSNMETKHMRQLESDIIEKENRIGEISKVAFRDALTGVGSHAALDEMADEIRNDIKNGNKSIAVLMMDINNLKFINDTCGHDKGDDYICGCCKMISDTFTHSPVFRIGGDEFVAVLRNTDYDNRAALVETLESDLDVSYNQTDKDPWERYSVSVGISDYTDGDKTLDDILKRADNEMYISKQKFRKKYGFYRKDEVNQ, from the coding sequence ATGAATTATAAACTGAATTCCAGCGTCAGCAGAAGGCGATACGCTTTGACCATGCTCTTTATTACAATTCTTTTTGTCAGCATGATCACTTTGTTTTATTCTGCACTTCGCAATGAAACGCGTCAGAGAATTATAAAAACCGGTGAACTGAACACGGTCAGACAGGCTCGACAGATCGACAAGTATCTTTCAAGCGGTACCGATGCGATTCGCCTTGCGTGCTATTCAATTGATAATATGATCCGTGAAGGACTCTCACAGGAGGAAATAAGCAATTATATTTTCAATCAGTCAGCCGCAGTCGTAAATATTACATCCGGAAATACAAAAGGACTGTATGGAAAAATCAGGGAAGACTACATTACAACTACCGGCTGGACTCCGGGTCCGGATTTTATTCCTGAAGAACGTCCGTGGTATATTGATGCACGTGCCAATATAGGACGTGTTGCAGTCGTTGATCCTTACATCGATGCCAATACCGGTAATGTTATGATCTCTCTTTCCAAGACTCTCTGTGATGCAAAAAGCGTAATCGCCATGGATCTTTCACTTGATTATCTTCAGAAAATAACTGAAGATGTAGCGTCGTACAGTGAATCGGATATTGAGTTAATAATAGACAGGAGATACAACGTTATCGCTCATTCTGACCGTACACAGATAGGCGAAAATTATTTTGCAGAAACAGGAACTTTGGGCAAGGAACTTGTCGAAAAGCTCAGAAAGACAGATGCTGATTCATTTTCATTAAAATATAAAGATGAAGAATATATTGTGTACAGAGCAACTACGGCTGAAGACTGGGAGAGTATTTCCATATATAATGCGACATCAGTTTTTGGTCATATGAGAAAAAATCTTTTTCTTGTGATGATAGCAATGTTATTGGTAATTTGCATGCTGTTCCTGATAGCTTTCTATTCCAATATGGAAACGAAACATATGCGTCAGCTCGAAAGTGATATAATTGAAAAGGAAAACAGAATCGGTGAGATCAGCAAAGTTGCTTTCCGTGATGCGCTTACCGGTGTAGGCAGTCATGCAGCGCTTGACGAGATGGCTGATGAGATCAGAAATGATATTAAAAACGGAAACAAATCAATAGCAGTTTTGATGATGGATATCAATAATCTGAAATTTATTAATGACACCTGTGGTCATGATAAGGGAGATGACTATATCTGCGGCTGCTGTAAGATGATCAGTGATACATTCACGCATTCTCCGGTTTTCAGAATTGGAGGCGATGAATTTGTAGCCGTTCTGAGAAATACTGATTATGATAATCGTGCTGCACTGGTTGAAACTCTTGAATCCGATCTTGATGTATCATATAATCAGACAGATAAAGATCCGTGGGAGAGATATTCAGTTTCAGTCGGCATATCTGATTATACCGATGGAGATAAAACCCTTGACGATATTCTTAAGCGAGCAGATAATGAGATGTACATTTCCAAGCAGAAGTTCAGAAAGAAGTATGGATTTTATCGTAAAGATGAAGTGAACCAATAA